In Vigna angularis cultivar LongXiaoDou No.4 chromosome 8, ASM1680809v1, whole genome shotgun sequence, one DNA window encodes the following:
- the LOC108325741 gene encoding uncharacterized protein LOC108325741: MEQNATLMQQNQAAMQSLDASRSNSEATQRQLMEILAATRGAAGASSSNAAPPTTEWSLESFLQHHPAKFNGKGLPDEADQWLRDMERIYNAKRCPNDNRLAFTEYLLAGEASHWWTSMRAILTDAHSLVNWAVFRTKFYEEYFPDSVRYAKEVEFLQLVQGGMSVSEYTNRFKHLVRFNTMATSEEWQCRKFENGLRSDLKVLISSLCIRSFPAMVERAKVLEKNVAEAEQQKKHQLSRGPVLARNNSTVRRPPYVRPGQSSGGSQAVATVGQSGQSRSLACFQCGGPHLRWACPQLNGGKYCTKCRRSGHSDQECNMGGRAVSRPPNAGRAQQGRGGRAQATGRVYAITGAEAARSAAGGIKTSTVCVRCPIEVEGRRYKVNLICLPLQDLEVILGMDWLATNRILIDCGKKELVFPGEEEEELSVDRGQLKEDIMEGASCFLIMTYEDNEVERSSNDENSGGRTVVDDFPDVFPDEVPGLPPVREVEFTIDLVTTAAPISVQPYRMAPAELAELKMQIEELMDKKFIRPSVSPWGAPVLLVKKKDGSSRLCIDYRQLNKLTIKNKYPLPRIDDLLDQLQGAYVFSKIDLRSGYHQIRVKEGDIHKTAFRSRYGHYEYVVMPFGVTNAPAIFMDYMNRIFRPYLDKFVVVFIDDILIYSKSFDEHDDHLRIVLSVLREKELYAKRSKCEF, translated from the exons ATGGAGCAGAACGCCACCCTGATGCAGCAAAATCAGGCAGCTATGCAGAGTCTGGACGCTTCTCGATCCAACTCTGAGGCGACGCAGCGGCAGTTAATGGAGATATTGGCTGCAACTAGGGGCGCGGCTGGAGCGTCCTCTTCTAACGCTGCCCCTCCTACTACtgagtggagtttggagagttttctccaacaccatccggccAAGTTCAATGGGAAGGGTCTTCCGGATGAAGCGGATCAGTGGCTCAGGGATATGGAGCGGATTTACAATGCTAAGAGGTGCCCGAACGACAACCGCTTAGCATTTACTGAATACTTGCTGGCTGGTGAAGCAAGTCACTGGTGGACGAGCATGAGGGCGATTTTGACGGACGCTCATAGTCTTGTGAATTGGGCAGTTTTCAGGACGAAATTCTACGAAGAGTACTTCCCGGACAGCGTACGTTATGCTAAAGAAGTGGAGTTTTTACAGTTGGTGCAAGGGGGAATGTCGGTATCAGAATATACTAATAGGTTCAAGCATTTGGTCCGTTTTAATACCATGGCTACGAGCGAAGAATGGCAATGCAGGAAGTTCGAAAACGGGCTGAGGAGCGACTTGAAGGTATTGATATCCAGCCTGTGCATTAGATCATTTCCCGCCATGGTTGAGAGAGCAAAGGTACTGGAGAAGAACGTTGCTGAGGCCGAGCAACAGAAGAAGCATCAGTTGAGCAGGGGGCCGGTGTTAGCAAGAAACAATTCTACTGTAAGACGACCCCCGTACGTTCGTCCAGGCCAATCCTCTGGGGGATCGCAAGCTGTGGCTACTGTCGGCCAGTCTGGACAGTCAAGAAGTTTGGCATGTTTCCAGTGTGGAGGACCGCATCTTAGGTGGGCTTGTCCTCAACTGAATGGGGGAAAATACTGCACTAAATGCAGAAGGAGTGGACACTCGGATCAGGAGTGTAATATGGGAGGCCGTGCGGTATCAAGACCGCCGAATGCTGGAAGAGCCCAACAAGGAAGAGGTGGACGTGCGCAAGCTACAGGGAGAGTTTATGCAATTACTGGTGCTGAAGCTGCTCGTTCAG cggctggtgggATCAAGACGTCTACAGTTTGTGTAAGATGTCCTATAGAAGTTGAGGGGCGTAGATATAAGGTCAATCTCATTTGCTTACCCCTTCAAGACTTAGAAGTAATTTTagggatggattggttggctaccaATCGGATTCTCATTGATTGTGGGAAGAAGGAGTTAGTCTTCCCAggtgaagaagaggaggagttATCTGTTGATCGCGGTCAGTTGAAGGAGGACATCATGGAAGGAGCGAGCTGTTTTCTGATCATGACGTATGAAGACAACGaagtggagcgttcgtccaatgatgAGAACAGTGGAGGACGAACGGTAGTGGATGACTTTCCGGACGTCTTTCCGGATGAAGTCCCTGGTCTACCTCCCGTTCGTGAGGTCGAATTCACGATCGACCTGGTGACAACTGCTGCACCCATCTCGGTTCAACCTTATAGGATGGCACCAGCCGAGTTGGCCGAGCTAAAAATGCAGATTGAAGAATTGATGGATAAGAAGTTCATCAGGCCGAGCGTTTCACCATGGGGAGCACCTGTGTTGCTggtcaagaagaaggatggcagctctcggctcTGCATTGATTATAGGCAACTTAATAAGCTgactatcaagaacaagtatccactGCCAAGGATAGACGACCTACTGGATCAGTTGCAAGGTGCGTACGTATTTTCAAAGATTGATCTACGTTCGGGCTATCATCAAATTAGAGTGAAGGAGGGAGATATTCATAAGACTGCATTTCGGTCTCGTTATGGTCATTATGAATACGTGGTGATGCCCTTTGGAGTGACGAACGCACCTGCAatcttcatggattacatgaacagAATTTTTAGACCGTACCTGGATAAGTTTGTTGTAGTATTCATTGACGACATCCTCATTTACTCCAAGAGCTTTGACGAACATGACGACCACTTGAGGATCGTCTTAAGCGTGTTGAGGGAAAAAGAATTGTATGCCAAGCGTTCGAAGTGTGAATTCTGA